One genomic segment of Hymenobacter psoromatis includes these proteins:
- the hemF gene encoding oxygen-dependent coproporphyrinogen oxidase, with translation MSRSDIAAWLQDFQTRLCAQLEAADGGAARFGQDDWQRPGGGGGHSRVLEGGDILEKGGIGFSAVEGELSPAAARQLHLPDPHFFATGVSVVLHPRSPRVPIIHMNVRYFEAGNGEAWFGGGIDLTPIYVNEAQARRFHERLKAVCDAHNPTYYSRFHQWADDYFYLPHRDETRGVGGIFFDRLTVGQDGTVAELFAFVRDVAEMFGPFYTELMRENHALPYGEREEAWQLLRRNRYAEFNLAFDRGTRFGLETGGRTESILMSLPPRCGWAYNPAPPAAGSPEATTLAWLRKGVEWM, from the coding sequence ATGTCCCGCTCCGACATCGCCGCCTGGCTTCAGGATTTTCAAACCCGCCTCTGCGCCCAGCTCGAAGCCGCCGACGGCGGCGCGGCCCGCTTTGGGCAAGACGACTGGCAGCGGCCGGGCGGCGGCGGCGGCCACTCGCGGGTGCTCGAAGGCGGCGACATCCTGGAAAAGGGAGGGATAGGATTTTCGGCAGTAGAAGGCGAGTTGAGCCCGGCCGCCGCCCGCCAGCTGCACCTGCCCGACCCGCACTTTTTCGCCACCGGCGTGAGCGTGGTGCTGCACCCGCGCAGCCCCCGCGTACCCATCATCCACATGAACGTGCGCTACTTCGAGGCCGGCAACGGCGAGGCGTGGTTTGGCGGCGGCATTGATTTGACGCCCATTTACGTGAATGAAGCCCAGGCCCGGCGCTTTCACGAGCGCCTGAAGGCGGTTTGCGATGCCCATAACCCTACCTACTACTCCCGCTTTCACCAGTGGGCCGACGACTATTTCTACCTGCCGCACCGCGACGAAACGCGGGGGGTAGGCGGCATTTTCTTCGACCGCCTCACCGTGGGCCAGGACGGGACGGTGGCAGAGCTATTTGCCTTCGTGCGCGACGTGGCGGAGATGTTTGGCCCCTTCTACACCGAGTTGATGCGCGAAAACCACGCCCTCCCCTACGGCGAGCGCGAGGAAGCCTGGCAGCTGCTGCGCCGCAACCGCTACGCCGAGTTCAACCTGGCCTTCGACCGGGGCACCCGCTTCGGCCTTGAAACCGGCGGCCGCACCGAGAGCATTCTCATGAGCCTACCCCCCCGCTGCGGCTGGGCCTACAACCCCGCCCCGCCGGCGGCCGGCTCGCCCGAGGCCACTACCCTGGCCTGGCTGCGCAAGGGCGTGGAGTGGATGTAA
- a CDS encoding phosphatase PAP2 family protein: MPLPPLPHLTDFDHRVLLAINHARTPTLDAVMTFASQIKVWFPFYAVLLGWLIYHFRRRAGRLLLLLAATVALADSISSRVFKPWAARARPCHAPDLAAQLYLPDGCGGQYGFLSSHAANAMGLAVFLLLTLPAGRFRALKIGVFGWALLISYSRVYLAAHYPLDVLAGWLLGAALGAGAGWAFRRWDGVRGV, from the coding sequence ATGCCCCTACCCCCGCTGCCTCACCTCACTGACTTCGACCACCGCGTGCTGCTGGCCATCAACCACGCCCGCACGCCGACGCTGGATGCGGTGATGACCTTTGCCTCCCAGATTAAGGTGTGGTTTCCATTTTACGCGGTGCTGCTGGGCTGGCTCATCTACCATTTTCGCCGCCGCGCCGGGCGGCTACTTTTGCTACTGGCCGCCACCGTGGCCCTGGCCGATAGCATCAGCAGCCGCGTGTTTAAGCCCTGGGCAGCCCGCGCGCGGCCCTGCCACGCCCCCGACCTGGCCGCGCAGCTCTACCTACCCGATGGCTGCGGCGGGCAATATGGTTTCCTGTCGTCACACGCCGCCAACGCGATGGGGCTGGCCGTGTTTCTGCTGCTGACGCTGCCGGCTGGCCGCTTCCGGGCCCTCAAAATCGGGGTGTTTGGATGGGCGCTGCTGATTTCGTACAGCCGCGTGTATTTAGCCGCCCACTACCCCCTCGACGTGCTGGCCGGCTGGCTGCTGGGCGCGGCGCTGGGCGCGGGCGCGGGCTGGGCATTTCGACGGTGGGATGGGGTAAGGGGCGTTTGA
- a CDS encoding alpha-ketoacid dehydrogenase subunit alpha/beta: MPADAPAAPSAAPDTVPETTLLARAYLLMHTAAAMADLYEDQKAVAARYVHATARGHEAVQLAAAFLLTEHDYATPYYRDDALLLGLGLRPYELMLQLLAKRDDPFSGGRTYYSHPSLRRAGLPVIPHQSSATGMQAIPATGMAQAIQYLEAIKNDKLKIKNDAGDKPAQANDAIFNSSSLIFNSNSNPLVLCSIGDGAMTEGEVAEALQMAVLHRLPIVYLVQDNDWGISATGREMRAMDAYDFAAGFPGLHRLRVDGADVLSSYRGLSDAFAHVRARRGPVLVHAKCPLLGHHTSGVRREWYRGDDLAAHQPNDPLPRLHRRLLHAGATEAELTALADQARATVAADWAAALAAPDPDPATFADHEFAPLTVTAEAGERAPAGATKVLMVEAALHAVDDILREFPEALFYGQDVGGELGGVFREAALLAKKYGDRRVFNTPIQEAYIVGSTAGMAAVGARPIVEIQFADYIWPALNQLVEELSKSCYLTMGKFPVAALIRVPIGAYGGGGPYHSGSIESTLLTIRGIKVVYPSNAADMKGLMRAAFLDPNPVIMLEHKGLYWGKVPGTEAAKTVEPAAGYVIPLGQAAIAQPAAAAELARGGTCVVITYGMGVHWALAASRAYPGRVEVLDLRTLNPLDWPAVQAAVGRHGKVLVLTEEPLLNSFAESLAGRIQTECFLRLDAPVRTLGAANLPAIPLNVALEKQMLPSAEKVGVVLGELLKY, translated from the coding sequence ATGCCCGCCGATGCTCCTGCCGCGCCCTCCGCGGCCCCCGATACCGTGCCCGAAACCACCCTGCTTGCCCGCGCTTACCTGCTCATGCACACGGCCGCCGCGATGGCCGACCTCTACGAGGACCAGAAGGCCGTGGCCGCCCGCTACGTCCACGCCACCGCCCGCGGCCACGAAGCTGTGCAGCTGGCCGCCGCCTTTCTGCTCACCGAGCACGACTACGCTACCCCCTACTACCGCGACGATGCCTTGCTGCTGGGCCTGGGCCTGCGGCCTTATGAGCTGATGCTCCAGCTCTTAGCCAAGCGCGACGACCCTTTCAGCGGCGGGCGCACCTACTACAGCCACCCCAGCCTGCGCCGGGCGGGCCTGCCCGTCATTCCGCACCAAAGCTCGGCCACCGGCATGCAGGCCATTCCGGCCACGGGCATGGCGCAGGCCATTCAGTATCTGGAAGCAATTAAAAACGATAAACTAAAAATTAAAAATGACGCTGGTGATAAACCCGCTCAGGCTAACGACGCAATTTTCAATTCTTCATCTTTAATTTTTAATTCAAACTCCAACCCGCTCGTGCTCTGCTCTATCGGTGATGGGGCCATGACGGAGGGCGAGGTGGCCGAGGCGCTGCAAATGGCCGTGCTGCACCGGCTGCCCATCGTGTACCTGGTGCAGGATAATGACTGGGGCATCTCGGCCACGGGCCGGGAAATGCGGGCAATGGATGCCTACGACTTCGCCGCCGGCTTCCCCGGCCTGCACCGGCTGCGGGTGGATGGGGCTGATGTCCTATCCTCCTACCGCGGCCTGAGCGATGCCTTTGCCCACGTGCGCGCCCGGCGCGGGCCGGTGCTGGTGCACGCCAAGTGCCCGCTGCTGGGCCACCACACCAGCGGCGTGCGCCGCGAGTGGTACCGCGGCGACGACCTGGCCGCCCACCAGCCCAACGACCCGCTGCCCCGCCTGCACCGCCGCCTGCTGCACGCCGGGGCCACCGAGGCCGAGCTGACCGCCCTGGCCGACCAGGCCCGCGCCACCGTGGCCGCCGACTGGGCCGCCGCCCTGGCCGCGCCCGACCCCGACCCCGCCACCTTTGCCGACCACGAGTTCGCGCCCCTCACCGTGACTGCCGAGGCCGGCGAGCGCGCCCCCGCCGGGGCCACCAAAGTGCTGATGGTGGAAGCCGCCCTACATGCCGTGGACGATATCCTGCGCGAGTTTCCCGAGGCCCTGTTCTACGGCCAGGACGTGGGCGGCGAGCTGGGCGGCGTGTTTCGCGAAGCCGCGCTGCTGGCCAAAAAATATGGCGACCGCCGGGTGTTCAACACGCCCATTCAGGAGGCGTACATTGTGGGTAGCACGGCGGGCATGGCGGCGGTGGGCGCGCGCCCCATCGTCGAGATTCAGTTTGCCGACTACATCTGGCCGGCTCTGAACCAGCTAGTGGAGGAGCTGAGCAAATCGTGCTACCTCACGATGGGTAAGTTTCCGGTGGCGGCGCTCATTCGGGTGCCCATCGGGGCCTACGGCGGGGGTGGGCCCTACCACTCGGGCTCCATCGAGAGCACGCTGCTCACCATCCGGGGCATCAAGGTGGTGTACCCGAGCAACGCGGCCGATATGAAGGGCCTGATGCGCGCCGCATTTCTGGACCCTAACCCGGTTATTATGCTGGAGCACAAGGGCTTGTACTGGGGCAAGGTGCCCGGCACCGAGGCCGCCAAAACCGTGGAGCCGGCCGCCGGCTACGTCATTCCGCTGGGCCAGGCCGCCATTGCGCAGCCGGCCGCGGCGGCCGAGCTGGCGCGGGGCGGCACGTGCGTGGTCATCACCTACGGCATGGGCGTGCACTGGGCCCTGGCGGCCAGCCGTGCCTACCCCGGCCGGGTGGAGGTACTCGACCTGCGCACCCTCAACCCCCTCGACTGGCCCGCCGTGCAGGCCGCCGTGGGCCGCCACGGTAAAGTGCTGGTGCTCACCGAAGAGCCCCTGCTCAATTCCTTTGCCGAAAGCCTGGCCGGCCGCATCCAAACCGAGTGCTTCCTGCGTCTCGATGCGCCCGTGCGCACCTTAGGTGCGGCCAACCTGCCCGCCATCCCGCTCAACGTGGCCCTGGAAAAGCAGATGCTGCCGAGCGCCGAAAAGGTAGGAGTAGTGCTGGGGGAGTTGCTTAAGTATTAA